GCCACCCGGCATTTCCTGGCCACGGAGCATCCGGTGATCCAGTCGTTCGAGCCGGGCGAAACCTGGCGCTGGTGCTATATCGACAAGCTGTTCATTCCTTGAGGGGTGCCCGGCGCCCGGCGCTCGCGCAAGCCGACCCCCATGCGCCAATCCTGCAAGGAGAATGTCATGCTGTCGACACCCGTTGAAAAGACCGACCATGTACTGGGGCCGGCCTCGGCCCAAGTCACCGTGGTCGAGTACGGCGACTACGAATGCCAGTATTGCCGCCTGGCCTACGGCGGCGTGAAGATCCTGCTTGCCCGCTACCACGACCGCGTGCGCTTTGTGTACCGCCATTTCCCGCTGACGGCCTGGCACCCGCTGGCGCAAGGCGCCGCGGAGGCTGCCGAGGCCGCGGCGGCCCAGCACAAGTTCTGGCCGATGCACCAGCAGCTCTTCGAGCAACATCACGGCCTCAAGCCGGCGATGCTGCGGGAGTACGCCGCTGCGCTGGAACTGGACCTGGAACGTTATGACTACGACATGAAGTCCCACACCTACCTGCAGCGCGTGCGCGAGCACCAGCAAAGCGGCATCGCCAGCCATGTGCGCAGCACGCCGGCATTCTTCGTCAATGGGGAAATACAGGACGTGACCTTCGGCATCGAACACCTGGATCATGCCATTGCCGTGGCGCTGCGTCACTGAGGGGCTGGGGGCCTAGGCTTGCGGGCCAACAGGCGTGGCCGCCTCCGCCGCGCTGTACACGTGGCGCGCGGCGAGCAGTGACGCAAGGTCGGCGTCGCCGGCAATCACCGCCCGCAGGATCTGCGCGTGCTCGTCCCAGTTCTGCTGCGCGCGCTGCCGGTGCGCGGGCGCAAACACCAGTCCGGTGCGCTCGCGCAAGGAGCGCATCATCTCCTGCAGCACGCTGTTGGCGGCGATATTGCCCAGCACTTCGTGAAAGCGGAAATTGAGCGTGAGCAGGCGCGCATCCTCGCCGCCGCATGCCGCCGCGCTGCCCTGGCGCAAGACCTCCTGCAACTCGGCGACCAGCCGGGGATCACGCCGTTGCGCGGCCAGCTTGGCGTTCAGACCTTCCAGCGTGGCGCGCACCTCCACCATCTCCCGGGCCACATGCTCCGACAGGCACGCCACCGACGCGCCCCGGCGCGGCTCGATGCGAACCAGCCCCTCGGCCGCCAGCGCGCGCAGCGCCTCGCGCACCGGCACGCGCGACACGCCCAGTTCGGCCGACAGCGTGTGTTCCACCAGGCGCTCGCCCTGGCGGTACACGCCACCGACAATGCGCTGGCGCAAGGTATCGGTCACCTGCGAAAACAGCGGCGAATGGCGCGCGCCGAGGCTGGCACCGGGATGGCCCGCCGGGTGGGCGGGTGGAACACTGCCGTGGTCGTCGGACATGTTCGTCTTGTGGGCGCGCGGGCCGGCCTTGGCCAGCCCGCGCGCGCTGGTTCAACTGCGCTGGAATGTGAAGCTGTCGGCGTAGATATGCGCGCCGCTGGCGCCTAGCCCCAGAAAGGTCTCGCGGGCGTCGCGGATCATGTCGGGCGAGCCGCACAGGTAGATGGCATGCTCGGACAGGTCCGGCAGGTCGGCGGCAACGGCGTGCTGCACGTGGCCGCGCCGGCCGCTCCATGCGCCGTCGGCACGCGAGAGCACCGGCACGTACTGGAAATCGTAGAGCCGCGCGCCCCACGCCTGGATCTGTTCGTGCAGGTACAGGTCCGCCTGGGTGCGCATGCCCCAGTACAGCGAGACCGGCGGGCAATCGGGATCGTCCATCAGCGATTCGAGGATGCTCTTGATCGGCGCCAGCCCGGTGCCCGTGGCCACCATCACCAGCGGGCGATAGTCGTCCTTGCGGAAATAGAAGCCGCCCAGCGGCAGCTCCACGTCGAGCTGGTCATCGGAGCGCAGACCCGCCAGCAAGCGCTCGGTGAAGTAGCCGCCGGGAATACGGCGCACGTGCAGGTCCACCGTGCGGTCCTTGGGTACCGACGCCATCGAGAAACTGCGCGCGATGCCGTCCCCAGTGAAGATCTTGAGGTACTGGCCGGGACGGTAGTCAAGCGCCTGCGCCTGCGGCAGCTCCAGCGTCAGGTGCACCACGTCGGCGCTGAGCGGCGCGATCTTGCGGATCACCGCGGTGTGGCGCGCAGGCTCGGCGCATGGCTCGCCCGGGCGCGCGGTGCTGATCACCAGGTCGCTGGTGGGCCGCGCCTGGCACGCCAGCGCAAAGCCTTCGGCTTCTTCTTCCGGGGTCAGGCCCATGTGGTACTCCTCATAGGCCACCGCGCCTTCGACCAGCCTGACGCGGCACGTAGCGCAGCCGCCGAAGCGGCAGTCGTGCGCCATCTGCACATTGGCGCGCAGGGCGCCGTCCAGTACCGTTTCACCGGCGCTGGTTTCGAACGATTGCTGGGATTCGAGGAGATGGATGCGGTAGGACATGGTGGACTCGGAATGCGGGGGGATGGGCTTCTGGATCTAGAACCTAAAGTCAAAAGCAACTGCAGTTTCACCACCCCTGCGGGGCGGCGACCTACTTTCTTGTCTTGCCAAGAAAGTAGGCAAAGAAGGCGCGCCGGATGGGGCGACTTCCCTTGCGCCCCATACGGCCTGGTACACCTTGACGGCTCGCTTCGCATCGCGTGGGGGCTCGCTTCGCGTCGCGCGATTTGCCGGATGTCGCTGGATCCTGGATTTACTTCTTGATATCGGCCTCTGCCAGCACCTCCAGGTCGTCGCCGGCCAGCAGTTCCTGCAGGGCCTGCAGCGCTGCCACGCCTGCGGCGGTGTCCTGTTCGCCGTTGCCGCCGCTCAGGCCGATGCCGCCGATGACTTCGCCGTTGACCACGATCGGGAAACCGCCGACGAACACGGCGAACTTGCCTTCGAAGCTCCACTGGATGCCGAAGGCTTCATTGCCGGGCAGCGCGGGGCCGTTGGGGGCCTGGTTGAACAGGTGGGTGGAGCGCTTGTGGCCCGCGGCGGTGAAGGCCTTGTTCCAGGCGATCTGCGGGCCGGTGATGCGCGCGCCGTCCATGCGCTCCAGCACCAGCGGGTAGCCGCCGTCGTCGACCACGCAGATCGATTCCAGCACGCCGATTTCCTCGGACTTGCGGATGGCTGCCGCCACCATGTGACGGGCTTCCTTCAGTTCCAGCTTGATGGCTCTTCTCATGTCCTGCTCCTGCGCGATACGTGAATGCTGCGTGAATGCCGGTTGGTTTGCGGGCGTGCTGGTTCAGCAGCCGCGGTAGACGGTCTTGATCTGCGTGTAGAACTCCAGCCCTGCCCGGCCCGACTCGCGGAAGGTGGAAGTGCTGGATTGCTTGAGGCCGCCGAACGGCGCGTTGATCAGGTTGCCCGTGGTGGTGCGGTTGATCTTGACCGTGCCCGACTGGATGTCATGCGCGAAGTCGTGCGCATAGCGTGGGTTGCTGGTCACGATGGCGGCCGACAAGCCGTACTCGGTGTCGTTGGCCTTGGCGATGGCGTCGGCGTAGCTGCTCACCTCGATAATGGCGATCACCGGCCCGAAGATTTCCTCGCGGGCAATGCGCATCTGCTGGGTAACGCCGGTAAAGACGGCCGGCGAGACATAGAAGCCCTTGTCGTATGGCTCGCCGCCCAGGCGCTCGCCACCGCACAGGTGCGTGGCTTCGGCCTTGCCCGCTTCCACATAGCCGAGCACCGTTTCGAGCTGCTTGCGGGTGGCGAGCGGGCCCACGTCCATGCCGGGCGTCATGCCGCTGCCGATCTTCAGGGTCTTGACCTTGGCCAGCAATTTCTCCGTATAGGCGGCCTTGACCGAAGCCATCACCAGCACGCGGCTGGTGCCGGTGCAGGCCTGGCCGCTGAGCGACAAGCCGCCCTTGATGGTGAGGTCCACCGCGCGGTCCAGGTCGGCGTCTTCCATCACGATCAGCGGGTTCTTGCCGCCGAGCTCCATCTGCGTGCGTGTGCTCAGCGACACCGAGCGATGGATATGCTGGCCAGCCGCCGTGGAGCCGGTAAAGGAGATCGCACGCACCGCCGGTGCTTCGGTAATGGCCGCGCCCACGTCGCCGGCACGGCCGGTGATGAAGTTGAGCACGCCCTTGGGGATGCCGGCTTCGACGAACGCCTGCGCCAGCCGGTAGCCGCTCAGCGGCGCGTCAGACGAGGGCTTGAACACCACGGTGTTGCCCGCGATCAGCGCCGGGGCAATCTTGCGCGCCGGGATCGACACCGGAAAATTCCACGGCGAGATCACGGTCACCACGCCCAGCGGCTCGCGCTGGCTGTAGACGATCATGTCGGGATCGTCCTGGGGATAGGTCTCGCCGGAGAAGGACTGCCCTTCCACGGCATAGAAGCGGATGGTCTGCGCCGAGCGCAGCACTTCATCCTTGCTCAGGTTGAGTGCCTTGCCTTCTTCGCGGGTCAGTTCCTCGGCGATCTGTTCGGCGTTGGCTTCCAGGTAATCGGCGGCGCCGTTGAGGATCTTGGCGCGCTTCGAGATGGGGGTCTTCTTCCACGCCTCGAACGCGGCCGCGGCAGCGGCCACGGCGGCCTGCGCGTCAGCCGCGGTCGAGGCCTGGAAGCGGCCGACGATATCGCCGGTATCGGCCGGGTTGACGTTGTCGAAGGTGCGCCCGCTGGCGCTCTTCGACCATTCGCCGTTGATGTAGTTGTTGAATTCGTCTGTCTTTGCCACTGCCATGATGTCCAAGCCTTTCGTCCGGTCAGGCCCCGGGCGGGGCCGTCAATGCCAATGCGATGCCACGATTGCGCGATGCCGCCCAGGGCAGGCTCAGGCCGCCATGTCCAGTTCAGGCAGGGGGATTTCCTGCGCGACATAGTCGTGATAGAGGGCGGTGGTGTAGAGCAGGCGCATCTGGGCGCCGATCTCGCAGATCTTGAGGCAGCGCTGCTGCAGCTCCGGGGTGTTGGCGTGTTCCAGCACGATCTGGTAGCCACGCTCGCCGTGGATTTCATCGGAGACGATATGCAGGTCGAAGAATTCGACCTCTTCGTCGGTGAAGTTGTACTTGTCGCGCAGGGTGGGGGTCTGCTTGCGGTAGATCGAAGGCACCTGGGACTCCAGGCCAACGACCAGTCCGGCAACGGCCACGACGGGGTCTTCGCGCATGGCTACGGCGTAGCACCAGCTTTGCAGGCCACGGGTGGTGGGCGACATGTTGTCGGGGTCGAGCACGCGCTCGCGGGTGGTGCCGCAGGCTTCGGCAAAGCGGATCAGCAGGTCGGTGTGGCGGTCGCCGCCGATTTCTTCCTCATACATATTGGCCAGCAGGAAGTCCTTGGCTTCGGTGAAGCGGTCGGGGGTGCGGGCGTAGATGTAGGCGAGGTAGTCGGCGAAGGGGCCGACGTAGTGATAGTGGTTCTCGGCCCAGCGGGCGAGGTGGTCGCGGGAGAGCTTGCCGCTGGCCCAGGCCACGCTGAAGGGGGCTTTGTTGGCGCTTTTGCCCTTGATGGCGTTTTCAAGGGCGGCACGGAAATCATCACGGTTCATCAGTTCGGCCATCGGGGGCTCCTGGGGGAACGAGTTCAAGGTTGTGGGGGACTGCGTGGCGTGGTCCGGGTGGCTTTATCCGTGCCACCCGATACCTTGATGTAGATTGTATACTATCTACTGTTTTTGTGAAGAGTGTATTCGCGCCTCAGGAATAAAAAAGCGAGGCACGGATGGCCTCGCTCCTTGCGGCTCAATGCGACAGGTTCAGCGCCAGAGGAACATGGCGCAAACGGTGGATACGCACAGCCCGATCAGCACCGGCAACAGCAAGGCGCGCACCGCATCGAGCACCGGCACCCGGGCAAATCCGGCCACCGCAATCAGGGAGGACCATGCGATCAGCGTGCCGCCGCCCGTCCATACCGCGCCCATCTGCCCGATTGCCGCCAGCGTGGCGGAATCGAAGCCCACCACCGGGCCCAGCGCGCCGGCCAGCGTGCCGGTCAGCGGCAGGCCGGCAAAACCCGAGCCGTCGATGCCAGTGATCATGCCCACCAGCAGCACGCCAAACGCCACCAGCACATGGTTGTCCGGAATCATGTGCTGGTAAGCCTGGATCAGCTCGAACAGCAGGCTGGGCGCCTTGTCGGCGCTGACGCCCAGGATGTGCGCCGCGGTCTCGCCGGCGCCGACAAAGAAGAAGCCGGCGATTGGCAGCACCGAGCCCATGGCCTTGAAGGCGAAGACAAAGCCATCGGTGATGTGCTCGGGGCACACATCGAGCATCTTGCGCGGGCCTTCCGCCGCCAGCGTGGCCAGCATCATCAGCAGCGCCGCGACGCCGCCAACCAGCGCGGCCGCATCGCCGCCCTTCAACTCCGGCAGGGCCGAACCCATCTTCGGCAGCACCATCACGGCCACCACCGCCAGGAAGGCCAGCGGCGTCACCACCGCGAAGCACTTCGACCACTTGACGCGGCGCAGCGCCACCATGGCCAGGCTGCGCTCGATATTGGCATCGGTGACGAGCGGCTCGTCGTGCTCGGTGCCGCGCGCGATCTCGGCCTTGTCGAAGGTGCCCGCGTGCTCGGCCTTTTCCACGGCGCCGCCCGCGCGCGCTTGCCAATGGGTCAGCAAGGTGCCGCTGGCGGGCACGATGTGCTTGCGCATCGACAGATAGGCCAGGGTCAGCGCGATGGCGCCGGTAATGATCGACAGCACCAGCGCGCGATCGGCAACCACCACCGCACTGACCGCGGCGCCGGCGGCCTTGGCGCTGATCCCGGGCGCCACGCCAATCACATAGTCGGACGACAGCGCCATGCCCTGCCCCGCAATCGCGATGGCCATGGCGCCCGCCAGCGGCGGCAGGCCCGCCGCGATCGCTGCCGGCAGCAAGATGGCCGAGACCAGCGGCACCGCCGGCGTGGGCCAGAAGAACAGCGAAATCACGTAGGTAATGCCGGCCAGGATGAAGAACGCGGAATGGCCGTTCTTCATCACCACCCGGAACGGCTCCACCATGCGGATATCCGAGCGCAGCGTCTTCAGCGAGTTGAGCAGCGCCGTCATGAAAGCGATGACCAGGAAGATGTTGAACAACTCCTTGGCCGCCACCAGGCTGGCCGAAAAAATGCCTCCCAGCGCCGAGACCGGGCTACCGGTCAGCGCGAACACCACCAGGAACGTACCCAGAATCGACGGCACGACCACATTGGCTCGCAGGATCATGGTCAGGACGATCACCGCCACGCCCGCCAGGTAGATCCAGTGTGCTGCGCCAATCACCACTTCGTGTTGCATGTATTCCCCTTGGATCTTTATCTGTAGAGACCATCGTTTTTGTCTTGCGGGGCTATGGCTGCCCCATGAACGTATACTATATTCTTGATATACATCAAAACAAGCGAAATCTACCGGGACTAGGGAATCCACCCAATCTGGTGCAAATCCTATATTTTCGCGCCGGAACGGGGATAGCAGGCACCTTTTGTGAGCCAGCAGCGCTCGTCCTGCCGATTCCAGATGTCTTTCATTTGAATTTTATGTAGACTGTATACCAATTTATCGCATCATCAGGATGTCATCACCGATGGCGCGGAGTGCGATCCCTGACATCAATCCAAGCCGCCATGACACTTTCCACCCTTCTTCCCGCCGGCACCACCGCCTGGCAATTCGGCCTGATGGGTGCGCTGATCCTGTGCGGCGCCTGCCTGCAAGGCGTGGGCGGGATCGGCTTCTCGATGGTGTCGGCGCCGGTGGCCGTGCTGTTCTTTCCGCAACTGGCCCCGGGCCCCTTGCTGGCCATGGGCGGGCTGGTCTCGTTGCTGGGTGCGATACGCGAGTTCCGTGCCATTGCCTGGCGCACGGCGGGCAATGCCCTGGCTGGCCGTGCGGCGGGCACGGTGGTGGCGGTGGCGGCGATGACGCAATTGCCGGCCGAAGTGCTGGCGCTGGTGTTCGCGTTGTCGATCCTGGCCGCGGTGGCGCTGAGCCTGCTGGGCTGGCGGGTGCAGGCATCCGGCCTGAACATGGCGGTGGCGGGTGCCGCCTCCGGCTTCATGGGCACGGTCACCTCGGCGGGCGCGCCGCCCTTTGCCATCGTCATGCAGCACCTGCCGCCGCCGCAATTGCGCGCCACCATCGGCTGCATCCTGTGTGCCGGCGCGGCGTTTTCGCTGGCCATGCTGGCTGCCGCCGGCCGCTTCGGGCTGGTGGACCTGTGGCTCAGCCTGAGCCTGTCGCCCATGCTGCTGGTCGGCTTTGCCGTGTCCAATCGCCTCAAGAACCGCTTTTCGGCCAAGGCCGTGCGCAAGCTGCTGCTGGCGCTGTGCACGGCCGGCGCCATTGGCGTGCTGGTCAAGCTCGCCCTGCCCGCTTGACGCCTCCCCTCGCCTCCCCTCGCCTCACCTCAGACCCTACGCTCCCTTCCATTCCCGCTACGCCAGGAAACAGACCATGCTGCATATCACCGATGAGATGATCGACCGCCACGTCAGCCCCGCTGATGCCCAGCAAGTGATGCTGGACGCTTTCCGCAGCTTCGGCCAAGGCAAGGCCGCCATGCAGGAGCGTATCCGCACCGAGGCTGGCGGCGTCAAGCTGTCCACGCTGGGCGCGGTGATTCCCGAGCAGCAGGTGGCCGGCGCCAAGGTCTACACCACCATCAAGGGACAGTTTTCCTTTGTCATCCTGATCTTCTCCACCGAGGACGGCCGGCCGCTGGCATCGTTCGATGCAGGCGCGATCACCCGGCTGCGCAC
The Cupriavidus basilensis DNA segment above includes these coding regions:
- a CDS encoding aldehyde dehydrogenase family protein translates to MAVAKTDEFNNYINGEWSKSASGRTFDNVNPADTGDIVGRFQASTAADAQAAVAAAAAAFEAWKKTPISKRAKILNGAADYLEANAEQIAEELTREEGKALNLSKDEVLRSAQTIRFYAVEGQSFSGETYPQDDPDMIVYSQREPLGVVTVISPWNFPVSIPARKIAPALIAGNTVVFKPSSDAPLSGYRLAQAFVEAGIPKGVLNFITGRAGDVGAAITEAPAVRAISFTGSTAAGQHIHRSVSLSTRTQMELGGKNPLIVMEDADLDRAVDLTIKGGLSLSGQACTGTSRVLVMASVKAAYTEKLLAKVKTLKIGSGMTPGMDVGPLATRKQLETVLGYVEAGKAEATHLCGGERLGGEPYDKGFYVSPAVFTGVTQQMRIAREEIFGPVIAIIEVSSYADAIAKANDTEYGLSAAIVTSNPRYAHDFAHDIQSGTVKINRTTTGNLINAPFGGLKQSSTSTFRESGRAGLEFYTQIKTVYRGC
- a CDS encoding GlcG/HbpS family heme-binding protein, giving the protein MRRAIKLELKEARHMVAAAIRKSEEIGVLESICVVDDGGYPLVLERMDGARITGPQIAWNKAFTAAGHKRSTHLFNQAPNGPALPGNEAFGIQWSFEGKFAVFVGGFPIVVNGEVIGGIGLSGGNGEQDTAAGVAALQALQELLAGDDLEVLAEADIKK
- a CDS encoding sulfite exporter TauE/SafE family protein; protein product: MTLSTLLPAGTTAWQFGLMGALILCGACLQGVGGIGFSMVSAPVAVLFFPQLAPGPLLAMGGLVSLLGAIREFRAIAWRTAGNALAGRAAGTVVAVAAMTQLPAEVLALVFALSILAAVALSLLGWRVQASGLNMAVAGAASGFMGTVTSAGAPPFAIVMQHLPPPQLRATIGCILCAGAAFSLAMLAAAGRFGLVDLWLSLSLSPMLLVGFAVSNRLKNRFSAKAVRKLLLALCTAGAIGVLVKLALPA
- a CDS encoding DsbA family protein is translated as MLSTPVEKTDHVLGPASAQVTVVEYGDYECQYCRLAYGGVKILLARYHDRVRFVYRHFPLTAWHPLAQGAAEAAEAAAAQHKFWPMHQQLFEQHHGLKPAMLREYAAALELDLERYDYDMKSHTYLQRVREHQQSGIASHVRSTPAFFVNGEIQDVTFGIEHLDHAIAVALRH
- a CDS encoding TenA family transcriptional regulator; this encodes MAELMNRDDFRAALENAIKGKSANKAPFSVAWASGKLSRDHLARWAENHYHYVGPFADYLAYIYARTPDRFTEAKDFLLANMYEEEIGGDRHTDLLIRFAEACGTTRERVLDPDNMSPTTRGLQSWCYAVAMREDPVVAVAGLVVGLESQVPSIYRKQTPTLRDKYNFTDEEVEFFDLHIVSDEIHGERGYQIVLEHANTPELQQRCLKICEIGAQMRLLYTTALYHDYVAQEIPLPELDMAA
- a CDS encoding GntR family transcriptional regulator: MSDDHGSVPPAHPAGHPGASLGARHSPLFSQVTDTLRQRIVGGVYRQGERLVEHTLSAELGVSRVPVREALRALAAEGLVRIEPRRGASVACLSEHVAREMVEVRATLEGLNAKLAAQRRDPRLVAELQEVLRQGSAAACGGEDARLLTLNFRFHEVLGNIAANSVLQEMMRSLRERTGLVFAPAHRQRAQQNWDEHAQILRAVIAGDADLASLLAARHVYSAAEAATPVGPQA
- a CDS encoding 2Fe-2S iron-sulfur cluster-binding protein; this translates as MSYRIHLLESQQSFETSAGETVLDGALRANVQMAHDCRFGGCATCRVRLVEGAVAYEEYHMGLTPEEEAEGFALACQARPTSDLVISTARPGEPCAEPARHTAVIRKIAPLSADVVHLTLELPQAQALDYRPGQYLKIFTGDGIARSFSMASVPKDRTVDLHVRRIPGGYFTERLLAGLRSDDQLDVELPLGGFYFRKDDYRPLVMVATGTGLAPIKSILESLMDDPDCPPVSLYWGMRTQADLYLHEQIQAWGARLYDFQYVPVLSRADGAWSGRRGHVQHAVAADLPDLSEHAIYLCGSPDMIRDARETFLGLGASGAHIYADSFTFQRS